From Firmicutes bacterium HGW-Firmicutes-1, one genomic window encodes:
- a CDS encoding ATPase gives MWFSKTQEEVLKEFDINRLTGLTGEEAQLRLEKYGENKLKSKPKKSLFSLFFSQLKDMLIYVLLGASVITIFIGEYVDAVIILLVVVLNAVIGVFQEYKAGKAIEALQQMTSPKALVRRDGEVKEINSEEIVPGDIIILDSGRFIPADLRLIESANLQIEESALTGESVPSDKNAKDLFKDLKISIGDKTNMAFMSTLVTYGRGEGVVVATAMDTEIGKIASILDEDNEEMTPLQKRLDELGRILGFIAIGICVVIFIIALIQKRDLFDMFLTAISLAVAAIPEGLAAIVAIVLALGVTRMSKINAIIKKLPAVETLGSVNIICSDKTGTLTQNKMTVVKHYTLNNLKEVPGGDTKLQPNNDEARLIESFVLCSDATYENGQGTGDPTEIALVVLGVKYNLTGTDLNAKNNRVSEKPFDSDRKLMSTLNVEGTGYRVHTKGAIDNLLNISTNVLLDGKLVPLTDDIKANYLKITEDMSNNALRVLGVAFKDTNSVIEPDEMEKDLTIIGIVGMIDPPRLEVKSSIIEAKAAGITAIMITGDHKNTAVAIAKELGIADSIEQSLTGAEIDEIPDEEFSNKINHYRVFARVSPEHKVKIVKAFKAQGNIVSMTGDGVNDAPSLKFADIGVAMGITGTDVSKGASDMILTDDNFTTIVRAIEEGRNIYNNIKKAVIFLLSCNLGEVVAIFTSILFFWPIPLLPTQILWINLITDTLPAIALGVDPGDKDVMKKKPRDPKESFFARGAGARAIIGGTLIGTLTLLAFYFGLNEFGYSLGSKNIPEDVLTYARTMAFVVLAASQLFYSLTMRNSTKSIFQVGLFTNKYLIGAIIVGFILQFGVISIPFLANAFKVHNLGLRDWGLTILFALIPLIVNEIIKVFMRARKTTNLD, from the coding sequence ATGTGGTTTTCAAAAACCCAAGAGGAAGTATTGAAAGAATTTGATATAAACCGTTTAACTGGACTTACTGGTGAGGAAGCCCAATTAAGGCTCGAAAAGTATGGCGAAAATAAGCTAAAAAGCAAACCTAAAAAAAGTTTGTTTTCCTTATTCTTTTCACAACTGAAAGATATGCTAATTTATGTTCTATTAGGAGCTTCTGTAATCACCATATTCATTGGCGAATATGTAGATGCAGTCATTATTTTATTGGTTGTTGTTTTAAATGCAGTAATTGGAGTTTTCCAAGAATATAAGGCCGGAAAGGCAATTGAGGCACTTCAGCAGATGACTTCTCCGAAAGCTCTTGTACGACGAGATGGAGAAGTGAAAGAAATTAATTCTGAAGAAATCGTTCCAGGTGATATCATTATATTAGATTCAGGTAGATTTATACCGGCAGATTTACGATTAATAGAAAGTGCGAATCTACAAATTGAAGAATCTGCTCTTACAGGTGAATCTGTTCCTTCTGATAAGAATGCAAAAGACCTTTTTAAAGATCTTAAAATATCAATCGGTGATAAGACAAACATGGCTTTCATGTCTACCCTCGTTACTTACGGTAGAGGGGAAGGTGTTGTTGTTGCAACTGCTATGGACACAGAAATTGGTAAGATTGCATCGATTCTCGATGAAGATAATGAAGAAATGACCCCACTTCAAAAAAGGCTCGATGAACTTGGTAGAATACTTGGATTTATAGCAATTGGTATTTGTGTTGTTATATTCATTATTGCCTTAATCCAAAAAAGAGATTTATTTGATATGTTCCTAACCGCGATTAGCTTGGCTGTTGCAGCTATTCCTGAAGGTCTCGCTGCTATAGTTGCAATTGTATTGGCACTCGGTGTTACTAGAATGTCTAAAATTAATGCCATAATAAAGAAGCTTCCAGCAGTAGAGACCCTTGGATCAGTTAATATTATTTGTTCAGACAAAACTGGTACTCTTACGCAAAATAAGATGACTGTTGTAAAGCACTATACACTAAACAACTTAAAAGAAGTACCGGGGGGAGATACAAAGCTTCAACCCAATAACGATGAAGCAAGATTAATCGAGTCCTTTGTTTTATGCTCAGATGCTACCTATGAAAATGGCCAAGGCACTGGTGACCCAACTGAAATTGCATTGGTAGTATTAGGTGTTAAATATAACCTTACAGGAACAGACCTAAATGCTAAGAACAATAGAGTTTCTGAAAAACCATTTGATTCTGATAGGAAGTTAATGTCAACCTTAAATGTAGAAGGAACTGGTTATCGTGTTCATACCAAAGGCGCAATTGACAATTTGTTGAATATTTCTACTAATGTTTTGTTAGATGGTAAGCTAGTTCCATTAACTGATGATATCAAAGCAAATTATTTGAAAATAACTGAAGACATGTCAAATAATGCTTTAAGGGTTCTTGGTGTAGCATTTAAGGATACTAATAGCGTGATAGAACCAGATGAAATGGAAAAAGATCTAACAATAATTGGAATCGTCGGTATGATTGACCCCCCAAGGCTTGAAGTAAAATCCTCTATTATCGAAGCAAAGGCTGCTGGTATTACAGCTATCATGATTACCGGTGATCACAAGAATACCGCAGTTGCAATTGCAAAAGAACTAGGAATCGCAGATTCCATTGAGCAGAGTTTAACAGGTGCTGAAATTGATGAAATACCCGACGAAGAATTTTCAAATAAAATCAATCATTATAGAGTGTTTGCGAGAGTATCTCCTGAGCATAAGGTTAAGATCGTAAAAGCCTTTAAAGCACAAGGAAATATAGTTTCTATGACTGGAGATGGTGTAAATGATGCCCCTTCCTTGAAATTTGCTGATATCGGTGTTGCAATGGGTATAACTGGTACCGACGTTTCAAAAGGTGCAAGTGACATGATACTAACAGATGACAACTTCACAACCATCGTGCGTGCTATCGAAGAAGGTAGAAATATTTATAATAATATTAAGAAAGCGGTTATATTCCTGTTATCCTGTAACCTTGGAGAAGTAGTTGCGATTTTTACGTCAATTCTCTTCTTCTGGCCAATACCCTTATTACCAACACAGATTCTTTGGATAAATCTAATTACTGATACCTTACCAGCAATAGCACTTGGTGTAGATCCTGGTGATAAGGATGTTATGAAGAAGAAACCAAGAGACCCTAAAGAAAGCTTCTTTGCAAGAGGCGCAGGCGCTAGAGCAATTATTGGTGGTACGTTAATAGGTACATTAACCTTACTAGCCTTTTACTTTGGACTAAATGAATTTGGATACAGCCTTGGATCAAAAAACATTCCTGAAGATGTATTAACCTATGCTAGAACAATGGCCTTCGTTGTACTTGCTGCTTCTCAATTATTCTATTCATTGACAATGCGAAACTCAACTAAGTCGATCTTTCAAGTTGGATTATTTACGAATAAATATTTAATTGGTGCGATTATTGTAGGTTTTATTCTTCAGTTTGGAGTTATATCAATTCCTTTCTTAGCAAATGCATTTAAAGTGCATAATTTAGGCTTACGAGATTGGGGCTTAACGATACTTTTTGCTCTGATTCCCTTGATTGTGAATGAAATCATTAAAGTATTTATGAGAGCTAGAAAGACAACTAATCTTGATTAA
- the putP gene encoding sodium/proline symporter PutP, translating to MDSVNITKLIVLSIYLLCMIGVGVITYRKTSNFSDYVLGGRKLGSWTTALSAQASDMSGWLLLGLPGAAYIGGIEAMWIAIGLALGTYVNWKVVATRLRKYTEVAKNSLTLSDFFENRFRDDTRILRVVSAIVVIVFFSIYTSAQFAAGAKLFELLMGIPYVVALILGAFVIVLYTFLGGFMAVSTTDVIQGTLMFIALIIVPFVAVAELGGFGATFTALQEVDTNYLNIFKATGTTSNISLIAIISSLAWGLGYFGQPHILVRFMAAKSSDHIKKARLIAMIWVLITLIAAVFVGMVGRIYFAGTTMPDPEKVFMHMVDGMFIPIISGLFLSAILAASMSTADSQLLVTASSLSEDFYKQFFRKNAKDKELIWVGRIAVALVSVIAVIIAINPNSSVFGLVANAWAGFGAAFGPVILLCLFWKRMNKWGAMAGMISGTVTVILWITIAKNMTGSIWQIYEIVPAFIVAVISIIVVSLITKAPSKEIIDEFESIELTQI from the coding sequence ATGGATTCAGTAAATATTACGAAGCTGATAGTCTTAAGTATCTATTTACTATGCATGATTGGTGTTGGTGTTATTACTTATAGAAAGACAAGCAATTTTTCAGACTATGTTTTAGGTGGTAGGAAATTGGGAAGTTGGACAACTGCCTTATCAGCACAGGCTTCTGATATGAGCGGCTGGTTATTATTAGGTCTTCCAGGAGCTGCTTATATTGGTGGTATTGAAGCAATGTGGATAGCAATTGGTTTGGCTCTTGGTACATACGTGAATTGGAAAGTTGTAGCGACGAGATTACGTAAATATACTGAGGTGGCTAAAAACTCACTCACCCTTTCGGATTTCTTTGAAAATCGTTTCAGAGATGATACTAGAATTTTACGTGTTGTTTCTGCGATTGTTGTTATTGTATTTTTTTCTATTTATACATCCGCTCAATTTGCTGCTGGTGCAAAATTATTCGAATTGCTCATGGGTATCCCTTATGTGGTTGCCTTAATCCTTGGAGCCTTCGTAATCGTACTTTATACTTTTCTCGGTGGATTTATGGCGGTTTCCACAACAGATGTTATTCAAGGTACTTTAATGTTTATTGCACTTATTATAGTTCCCTTTGTTGCTGTTGCAGAGCTTGGTGGTTTTGGTGCAACCTTTACGGCTCTTCAAGAGGTTGATACAAATTACTTAAATATTTTTAAGGCTACTGGAACCACCAGCAATATATCCCTTATTGCCATCATCTCAAGCTTAGCATGGGGACTTGGATATTTTGGTCAACCTCATATTTTAGTGAGATTTATGGCAGCAAAATCTTCAGATCACATCAAAAAAGCCCGACTTATTGCAATGATATGGGTACTGATTACACTTATAGCTGCTGTTTTTGTTGGAATGGTTGGTAGAATTTATTTTGCTGGTACAACAATGCCAGATCCTGAAAAAGTTTTCATGCACATGGTAGATGGAATGTTTATACCTATTATATCTGGACTTTTTTTATCAGCAATTCTTGCAGCAAGCATGAGTACTGCTGACTCACAATTACTGGTAACAGCTTCCTCTCTATCAGAAGATTTCTACAAACAGTTCTTTAGAAAAAATGCTAAAGATAAAGAATTAATCTGGGTTGGTAGAATAGCTGTAGCTCTCGTTTCTGTAATTGCGGTTATTATAGCAATTAATCCTAACAGCTCTGTTTTCGGCTTGGTTGCGAATGCATGGGCAGGCTTTGGCGCTGCATTTGGACCAGTTATTCTCCTTTGTCTTTTCTGGAAGAGAATGAATAAGTGGGGGGCAATGGCAGGTATGATTTCTGGTACGGTAACAGTTATCTTATGGATTACAATAGCTAAAAATATGACTGGTAGTATTTGGCAAATTTATGAAATTGTTCCAGCTTTTATAGTTGCAGTTATTTCGATTATCGTAGTTTCATTGATTACCAAAGCACCATCGAAAGAAATTATAGATGAATTTGAAAGCATTGAATTAACACAAATATAA
- a CDS encoding DUF503 domain-containing protein, whose amino-acid sequence MVLLGIKVSFKIFDAQSLKDKRSVIKSMINRMRGKHNISISEIEKNDMINQGVIGIGVVGNNRLLCRQILDLVMKDIEEQYEIEIHGVEEIQG is encoded by the coding sequence ATGGTGTTACTTGGGATTAAGGTTTCTTTTAAAATATTTGATGCACAATCTTTAAAGGATAAAAGAAGTGTTATAAAAAGTATGATTAACAGAATGAGAGGGAAGCATAATATCAGTATTTCTGAAATTGAAAAAAATGATATGATAAATCAAGGAGTTATTGGAATAGGTGTAGTTGGAAATAATAGGTTATTGTGTCGACAAATATTGGACCTTGTAATGAAGGATATTGAAGAGCAGTATGAGATTGAAATACATGGGGTTGAAGAGATACAAGGATAA
- a CDS encoding D-xylose ABC transporter ATP-binding protein (with RbsBCD acts to import ribose into the cell; RbsA contains 2 ATP-binding domain) — MTNNNFLVIENVCKNYEVVQALRGVSFDIRKGEIHTVLGENGAGKSTLMRIIAGEQAPDSGNIYLEGEKIAFFSPKHAHKLGISMVHQELAIFENMSVAENIFPDCNFRNRFGGIDKKRLYMETNRCQDILKLNLNPSSKMDSLTVAEQQMVEILRAISLENKIIVLDEPTSSLNNKEAERLMQTLKKLRDDGLTIIYISHRINEILDISDRVTVLRDGEYICTLENDKNLDENVLVSKMVGRNLQDSIYMKKNYIEENHNEILLKVENLCKKHSATDISFTLHKGEIIGFFGLEGSGTEDVSRMIFGLESKDKGTLHFKGETISKYTPIDLIDRKILYLNGNRKNAGLLLKMPATENMSLPVLKKLSKLSFLNQQAIKEYTNKYIEKFSIVISSVLAVPSSLSGGNQQKLMLSICLGTEPECLIVNEPTRGIDVGAKTEIHMHLQEIANSGVGVIVFSSELPELISLVDRIIIMRNKKIVGELMRNEIQEQNIMALAAVGEVIKERVV; from the coding sequence ATGACAAATAATAATTTTTTAGTGATTGAAAATGTTTGTAAAAATTATGAGGTTGTTCAAGCTTTAAGAGGTGTTTCTTTTGATATTAGAAAAGGTGAAATCCATACCGTACTCGGAGAAAATGGTGCTGGAAAAAGTACTTTGATGAGGATTATTGCAGGTGAACAAGCACCTGATAGTGGGAATATATACCTTGAGGGCGAAAAAATTGCGTTTTTCTCTCCCAAACATGCACATAAACTTGGTATATCTATGGTTCATCAAGAACTGGCAATTTTTGAAAATATGTCTGTAGCTGAAAATATCTTTCCTGATTGTAACTTTAGAAATAGATTTGGAGGAATAGATAAAAAGAGATTGTACATGGAGACGAATAGGTGTCAGGATATCTTGAAATTAAACTTGAATCCAAGTAGTAAAATGGATTCATTAACAGTAGCTGAACAACAAATGGTAGAGATATTGAGAGCAATTAGTCTTGAGAATAAAATTATTGTATTAGATGAACCAACCTCGAGTTTAAACAATAAAGAGGCAGAAAGATTGATGCAAACCTTAAAGAAGTTAAGAGACGATGGACTAACCATTATTTATATCTCTCATAGAATCAATGAAATACTAGATATAAGTGATAGAGTAACAGTACTTCGAGATGGTGAATATATTTGCACCTTAGAAAATGATAAGAATCTTGATGAGAATGTGTTAGTAAGTAAAATGGTTGGTCGAAATTTACAAGATAGTATTTATATGAAGAAGAATTATATTGAGGAAAATCATAATGAAATTCTATTGAAGGTAGAAAATTTATGTAAGAAACACTCAGCTACAGATATTAGCTTTACGTTACATAAAGGTGAAATTATTGGATTTTTTGGTTTAGAGGGATCGGGTACAGAGGATGTATCACGTATGATATTTGGCTTAGAAAGCAAAGATAAAGGAACCTTGCATTTTAAAGGTGAGACTATCAGTAAGTATACCCCTATAGATTTAATTGATAGAAAAATTTTGTATTTGAATGGAAATCGTAAAAATGCTGGGCTATTATTAAAAATGCCAGCAACTGAAAATATGTCGCTTCCAGTACTTAAGAAATTATCCAAACTGTCATTTTTAAATCAACAAGCGATTAAAGAATACACCAATAAATATATTGAAAAATTCTCAATCGTCATTTCGTCTGTACTTGCAGTACCTTCTTCTTTGAGTGGGGGAAATCAGCAAAAACTGATGCTATCTATATGCTTAGGTACAGAACCCGAGTGTCTTATCGTGAATGAGCCAACAAGAGGTATAGATGTTGGTGCCAAAACGGAAATTCATATGCACCTTCAAGAAATTGCGAATAGTGGAGTTGGTGTAATTGTATTTAGTTCAGAACTTCCAGAATTAATTAGTTTAGTTGATAGAATTATTATTATGCGCAATAAGAAGATTGTTGGTGAATTGATGAGAAATGAAATACAAGAACAAAATATTATGGCTCTTGCAGCAGTAGGTGAAGTAATAAAGGAGCGAGTGGTATGA
- a CDS encoding DegV family protein, whose amino-acid sequence MKIKLMADSTCDLSIEILEQYEISIAPLIVTIDGQEFRDRMDIETDEFYNKLATYKNPPTTSMPSPESFITCIREADEQGYEVVLCICMSSGTSGSYQGAVLAKDLYYEKYPESKIRYEVIDSVAMSHGSGWLIMKCAMLRDKGYTFEQLIEYCQAIKYRIKHYLSVDDLDNLIRSGRLSNTSAMIGKMLSIKPIMSMKNTKGAIIAKKRGYKQVLNYYIEEFIKRVDYDQTNFVIIGYTSDMHKAENLKAKFITETGFKGDIFIMQMGVAVGTHVGLGGLSMFFVEKAHEDFIHHVKEIIMHRIHK is encoded by the coding sequence ATGAAAATCAAATTAATGGCTGATTCTACCTGTGATTTATCCATAGAAATATTAGAACAATATGAGATTAGTATCGCACCATTGATCGTTACGATTGATGGGCAAGAATTTAGAGATCGAATGGATATTGAAACAGATGAATTTTACAACAAGTTAGCAACCTACAAAAATCCTCCTACTACATCTATGCCCAGCCCAGAATCATTTATTACTTGTATTCGAGAAGCAGATGAGCAAGGATATGAAGTGGTGTTATGTATTTGTATGTCAAGTGGAACGAGTGGATCTTATCAGGGTGCAGTATTAGCCAAAGATCTCTATTATGAAAAATATCCTGAATCAAAAATACGGTACGAAGTCATTGATTCAGTGGCTATGAGTCACGGAAGTGGATGGCTTATTATGAAATGTGCCATGCTTCGTGATAAAGGTTATACCTTTGAACAACTCATTGAGTACTGTCAGGCAATAAAATATCGAATCAAGCATTATTTATCAGTAGATGATTTAGACAATTTAATTCGCAGTGGAAGGCTTTCTAATACAAGCGCAATGATTGGTAAAATGTTAAGCATTAAACCTATTATGTCAATGAAAAATACAAAAGGTGCTATCATTGCAAAAAAACGAGGATATAAGCAGGTATTAAATTATTATATTGAAGAATTTATAAAGCGGGTTGATTATGATCAAACAAATTTTGTGATCATTGGTTATACATCGGATATGCATAAAGCAGAGAATCTCAAAGCGAAATTTATAACTGAAACAGGATTCAAAGGGGATATATTCATTATGCAGATGGGAGTAGCAGTTGGTACTCATGTTGGATTGGGTGGACTCTCAATGTTTTTCGTTGAAAAAGCCCATGAGGACTTCATTCATCATGTGAAGGAAATCATTATGCATCGAATTCATAAATGA
- a CDS encoding amidase (catalyzes the hydrolysis of a monocarboxylic acid amid to form a monocarboxylate and ammonia): MKDFNILELQEQMQIGTLSATKLTQYYIDRIHQYDHLYNSVFEINSDALSIALELDEERRERGRRSLLHGIPILLKDNINADFDGKLRTTAGALILENLYANYDATIVKKLKEAGAIIIGKTNLTEFANIITDHMPAGFSTLGGQVKNPYGNFDVGGSSSGSGVAIAMDFCTVAIGTETSGSIIDPASCNGIIGVKPTVGVASRYGIIPISWTQDVPGPMSRNIIDAAIVLDIMKGEDHWDASTQLKHSLPNYLHSLEGASLIGVKLGLPQGEFIKNVKTEKLEMFYKAVAKFEELGATVIEVKINNSPHNINKDVLFYEFPIALKKYFESLGEIAPVKTLEEIVQFNNENTQVRAPYGQTIFERCLALQKDYEEKYQQALSDSIKYGKELEAVIDQSNLDALLFVGSEGVGIAAKAGYPSVTLPGGYAKENEPVGITLTGKSFTEDKLLGYANTFEKHQQYRYPRSSS; the protein is encoded by the coding sequence ATGAAAGACTTTAATATATTAGAACTACAAGAGCAGATGCAAATAGGAACGTTGTCAGCAACAAAGCTAACACAATATTATATTGATCGTATTCATCAATATGATCATTTATATAACAGCGTTTTTGAAATTAATTCAGATGCTTTGAGTATAGCACTTGAATTAGATGAAGAAAGAAGAGAAAGAGGGAGAAGAAGCTTGCTTCATGGGATTCCAATTTTATTAAAAGATAATATTAATGCTGATTTTGATGGGAAGCTAAGGACAACAGCTGGTGCTCTAATCCTTGAAAATCTTTATGCAAATTATGATGCTACCATTGTTAAAAAGCTTAAAGAAGCGGGTGCTATTATTATTGGAAAAACGAATTTAACGGAGTTTGCTAATATTATCACAGATCATATGCCTGCTGGCTTTAGTACTTTAGGTGGGCAAGTGAAAAATCCGTATGGTAATTTTGATGTTGGAGGTTCGAGTTCGGGTTCGGGTGTTGCAATAGCCATGGATTTTTGTACTGTAGCTATTGGAACTGAAACATCTGGATCCATTATAGATCCGGCGAGCTGCAATGGAATTATTGGAGTAAAACCAACCGTTGGTGTTGCTAGTAGATATGGCATTATTCCAATATCCTGGACGCAAGATGTACCTGGCCCTATGAGTAGAAATATAATAGACGCGGCAATCGTTCTTGATATTATGAAAGGTGAAGATCATTGGGACGCTTCAACCCAATTGAAGCATTCATTGCCAAATTATTTGCATTCCTTAGAAGGTGCTTCTTTAATTGGTGTTAAATTAGGGCTGCCTCAAGGTGAGTTTATAAAAAATGTAAAAACTGAAAAGCTTGAAATGTTTTATAAAGCAGTTGCTAAATTTGAAGAATTAGGTGCAACAGTTATAGAAGTTAAAATTAACAACAGTCCTCACAATATAAACAAGGATGTTTTGTTTTATGAATTTCCTATAGCATTAAAGAAGTATTTTGAGAGCTTAGGTGAAATAGCGCCTGTAAAAACACTAGAAGAAATTGTACAATTTAACAATGAAAATACACAAGTAAGAGCACCCTATGGGCAGACAATATTTGAAAGGTGTTTAGCTCTTCAAAAGGATTATGAGGAAAAGTATCAGCAAGCGCTTAGTGATAGTATAAAATATGGTAAAGAACTTGAAGCTGTAATTGATCAAAGCAATTTGGATGCCCTTCTTTTTGTGGGTTCAGAAGGAGTTGGGATTGCGGCGAAAGCAGGTTATCCATCAGTAACATTGCCAGGGGGGTATGCAAAAGAAAATGAGCCAGTGGGAATTACATTGACGGGAAAGAGTTTTACGGAAGATAAATTATTAGGATATGCCAATACCTTCGAAAAGCATCAACAATATCGCTATCCAAGATCAAGTTCATAA
- a CDS encoding ribose ABC transporter permease, with protein MEVIKMKWKNLLNVYKRSEFVAFVLCFILIIVLGVLSPIFLDVNNLDSLQTAIAPNVIIAIGMMALLITGNFDLSVGSIMSISGVVTAALLTNGQSVFLSILAGIFVGSAIGLLNGLLVAKIGINPLIATIGTMYMVRGVSEILLVGKGREGFRNFSQSFINLGTGKFLGIYHMFWIMLFLLVAFQLFLKYTPAGRRLYYIGGDREAAKQMGFNVDRIKIATYILSGTLSALAGILATARYEMANRYMGQGMHMSIIISCIIGGGSLAGGKGSVVGAFFGVLFTTLLTNCFNLFEVKPQWQSVVIGAILVIVVASDGYLFLRKQRELGKI; from the coding sequence ATGGAGGTTATTAAGATGAAGTGGAAAAATTTGTTGAACGTATATAAAAGAAGTGAATTTGTAGCATTTGTTTTATGTTTTATTCTTATTATCGTGTTGGGTGTATTGAGCCCGATTTTTTTGGATGTCAATAACTTAGATTCCTTGCAAACTGCTATTGCTCCAAATGTAATTATCGCTATTGGAATGATGGCCTTGCTTATTACTGGAAACTTTGATTTATCAGTTGGTTCGATCATGAGCATATCTGGAGTGGTTACAGCAGCATTATTGACAAATGGCCAATCTGTTTTTCTTTCAATTTTAGCAGGGATATTTGTAGGTTCAGCAATCGGACTATTAAATGGATTATTGGTTGCAAAAATCGGAATCAATCCATTAATTGCTACAATCGGTACGATGTATATGGTTAGAGGCGTTTCAGAAATTCTTTTAGTTGGAAAAGGCCGAGAAGGTTTTAGGAATTTTTCTCAAAGCTTTATTAACTTAGGTACCGGAAAGTTTTTAGGGATCTACCATATGTTTTGGATTATGTTATTTCTACTAGTAGCATTCCAGTTGTTTCTAAAATACACTCCAGCTGGCAGACGCTTGTATTATATTGGTGGTGACAGGGAAGCTGCTAAACAGATGGGCTTCAATGTTGATAGAATTAAAATTGCGACCTATATCTTAAGTGGTACCTTGTCTGCTCTTGCTGGAATTCTCGCAACTGCTAGATATGAGATGGCTAATAGATATATGGGACAAGGCATGCATATGAGTATTATCATCAGTTGTATCATTGGTGGTGGTAGCCTTGCAGGGGGAAAAGGTTCTGTAGTTGGTGCTTTCTTCGGTGTATTGTTCACGACACTACTTACCAATTGCTTTAATTTATTTGAGGTAAAACCACAATGGCAAAGTGTAGTCATTGGTGCAATTTTGGTTATTGTTGTAGCTTCCGATGGTTATTTATTTTTGCGAAAACAAAGAGAGTTAGGTAAGATATAA
- a CDS encoding M48 family peptidase, with protein sequence MTHMFLGETIDFNLTYKKRKTTGIYIDIYGHIEVRVPKETSEESVLKLLESKWDWILQKTQEMKDRTDGKKDKIYDHGETFLFLGKTYPIQIVEDHEIKQDYVVLETEKLFIYVKQHEDEKIKQALKRFYYQQCKALVEGRIRAYQSSFKTKPRSIQIYNSIRTWGTCDSKLQLTFNWKLAMAPLEVIDYVVVHEMCHMIHLNHDRSFWRLVGKILPDYEQRQDWLAKSSWKMTV encoded by the coding sequence ATGACACATATGTTTTTAGGTGAGACCATAGATTTTAATTTAACTTATAAGAAACGTAAAACAACAGGTATCTATATAGATATTTATGGACACATAGAAGTTCGGGTTCCAAAAGAGACTTCTGAAGAAAGTGTGCTTAAATTATTGGAGAGTAAGTGGGATTGGATTCTGCAAAAGACGCAAGAAATGAAAGACCGAACAGATGGAAAAAAGGACAAAATTTATGACCATGGTGAAACCTTTCTTTTTTTAGGAAAAACCTATCCCATACAGATCGTAGAAGATCATGAAATCAAGCAAGATTATGTCGTATTAGAAACAGAGAAGTTATTTATATATGTGAAACAACATGAAGATGAAAAAATCAAGCAGGCACTAAAACGGTTTTATTATCAGCAGTGTAAGGCCTTAGTAGAAGGCCGTATTCGAGCTTATCAAAGCAGCTTCAAAACAAAGCCACGTTCTATTCAAATTTATAATAGCATTCGTACCTGGGGAACTTGCGATTCTAAACTACAGTTGACTTTTAATTGGAAGTTGGCGATGGCACCACTGGAAGTAATTGATTACGTAGTTGTTCATGAAATGTGTCATATGATACATCTGAATCATGATCGATCTTTTTGGAGACTGGTCGGTAAAATACTTCCTGATTATGAACAACGACAAGACTGGTTAGCGAAATCAAGTTGGAAAATGACTGTTTAA
- a CDS encoding carbohydrate-binding protein produces MYNLYVDNGVIIKPNVIAKGDSTTVIYNGLLYNSGADDVYLHAGYGNTWDNSKDIKMTKTYDGFEASVPVIGNQPLNIAFKDSANNWDNNCTRNYTFEVQDK; encoded by the coding sequence ATGTACAATTTATATGTTGATAATGGTGTTATAATAAAACCAAACGTAATAGCTAAGGGCGACAGTACTACAGTTATATACAATGGTCTTCTTTACAACTCTGGAGCAGATGATGTTTATCTTCATGCTGGTTATGGAAACACATGGGATAATTCGAAAGATATAAAAATGACAAAAACCTATGATGGTTTCGAGGCAAGTGTTCCTGTTATAGGCAATCAACCCTTAAATATTGCTTTTAAAGATAGTGCTAATAACTGGGATAATAACTGCACAAGAAATTATACCTTTGAAGTTCAAGATAAATAA